From one Notolabrus celidotus isolate fNotCel1 chromosome 2, fNotCel1.pri, whole genome shotgun sequence genomic stretch:
- the LOC117828839 gene encoding deoxyribonuclease-2-beta-like, with translation MENYIKVMTLFFSAGILFQACDSDVKCKNDNGADVDWYILYKLPQKKGDGGLSYVYMDESTNGWTLSRKKIDNISGSVGNTLKPLFDYYDRKTEGFGYMLYNDQPPPTYIAPASFGHSKGVVLLDRQTGVWLSHSTPKFPTYRSKEFWPSSGTENAQTFMCVTYKYDQFKEIGLQLKYIHAYSYDSVIPTTFYNELQCVAQRSCFPNKAPWFHKTELTSVGGSNFTSFAKYTRFKDDLYSGLLVFHLNQNLYVKSWGKMKAPLSSNCSLSIPYHVYNVKSINLTGQSFTNTADHSKWCVTAGEGWTCIADMNREESQMKRGGGAICTDNIAVWEAFYNLKSDCEKCKHPPSYAETREL, from the exons ATGGAGAACTAT ATAAAGGTGATGACACTCTTCTTCAGTGCCGGGATTCTTTTTCAGGCCTGTGATTCAGATGTGAAATGCAAGAATGACAACGGAGCAGACGTAGACTG GTACATTTTATACAAGTTACCCCAAAAAAAAGGTGATGGTGGTTTGTCGTATGTGTACATGGATGAGAGCACAAACGGATGGACACTCAGCAGGAAGAAAATCGACAATATATCTGGCTCTGTGGGGAACACACTGAAACCTCTTTTTGACTACTATGACAGAAAG ACTGAAGGCTTTGGATACATGCTCTACAACGATCAGCCTCCACCTACGTATATTGCTCCTGCATCATTTGGCCACAGTAAAG GTGTTGTGTTGTTGGACAGACAAACTGGAGTTTGGCTTTCACACAGTACTCCAAAATTTCCAACATATCGCAGTAAAGAGTTCTGGCCAAGCAGTGGAACTGAAAATGCTCAAACATTTATGTGTGTCACTTACAAATATGATCAATTCAAAGAAATAG GTTTGCAGCTTAAGTACATCCATGCCTATTCATACGACTCAGTCATCCCAACAACCTTTTACAATGAACTGCAATGTGTTGCACAACGAAGTTGCTTCCCAAATAAGGCCCCCTGGTTTCATAAAACGGAGCTGACCTCAGTGGGCGGAAGTAATTTCACTAGCTTCGCAAAATACACACGTTTTAAGGATG ATCTTTACTCTGGCCTGCTTGTTTTCCACCTGAATCAGAATCTCTATGTTAAGAGCTGGGGAAAGATGAAAGCCCCTTTGTCTTCAAACTGTAGCCTCAGCATCCCTTACCATGTGTACAATGTGAAGAGCATTAATCTGACGGGGCAATCATTCACTAATACTGCAGATCACTCCAAGTGGTGTGTGACAGCTGGTGAGGGCTGGACCTGCATTGCTGATATGAACAGGGAAGAGAGTCAGATGAAGAGAGGCGGAGGTGCAATATGCACCGACAACATTGCAGTTTGGGAGGCTTTTTACAATTTGAAGTCAGATTGTGAAAAATGCAAACATCCTCCTTCTTATGCTGAAACCAGAGAGCTTTAA
- the LOC117825096 gene encoding deoxyribonuclease-2-beta-like: protein MTPHFSLCFQKIVVLLCCTVCCANISCRNEAGEPVDWFIIYKLSRYKIGEVGSGVDYMYLDSSAGSWQMSKFVVNTSQGALGSTLNQLYMGKTYESKSSVYALYNDAPPNMDYILGYGHTKGALLFDRTQGFWLMHSIPHFPSFPEKGYIYPSSGKVYGQTALCVTYQYEQFLHIAQQMAYTYPRFYNCSVPDAFVADLLQLAQICGGSKPPLFSDKRVEHLTSIKGEKFVSFVKSEHFVDDIYTGWVAQVLDADLLVETWQRPSHELPSNCSLRKHTMNIKRIQLPGPVRFQSYDDHSKWCVARAYEDQVTCLGDLNREKAQMWRGGGLVCTFNPLIYKAFRQVVDWYIGC from the exons ATGACACCACACTTCAGTctctgctttcagaaaattgttgtgcttttgtgttGCACAGTGTGTTGTGCTAATATTTCATGTAGAAATGAAGCTGGTGAGCCTGTTGACTG GTTCATCATCTACAAACTGTCGCGGTATAAGATTGGTGAGGTCGGCAGTGGAGTGGACTACATGTACCTGGACTCCTCAGCAGGAAGCTGGCAGATGAGTAAATTTGTGGTTAACACTAGTCAAGGAGCCCTTGGGAGCACACTGAACCAACTCTACATGGGAAAGACCTACGAA TCTAAGAGTTCAGTCTACGCACTCTACAATGATGCTCCACCTAACATGGATTACATCCTCGGATATGGACACACTAAAG GGGCCCTGCTCTTTGACCGCACTCAAGGTTTCTGGTTGATGCACAGCATCCCCCACTTCCCCTCGTTCCCTGAGAAAGGCTACATTTACCCCTCCTCAGGCAAAGTCTATGGCCAGACTGCTCTCTGTGTTACCTACCAGTACGAACAGTTCCTCCACATAG CACAGCAGATGGCGTACACCTACCCACGATTCTATAACTGCTCTGTACCTGATGCATTCGTGGCTGACCTGCTGCAGCTGGCTCAGATATGTGGCGGCTCCAAACCACCACTTTTCTCTGATAAGAGAGTGGAGCATCTTACCTCAATAAAAGGGGAAAAGTTTGTCAGTTTTGTCAAATCTGAACACTTTGTAGATG ACATCTACACGGGCTGGGTGGCTCAGGTCCTGGATGCCGACCTGCTGGTGGAGACGTGGCAGAGACCAAGTCACGAATTGCCCTCTAACTGCTCCCTGCGCAAACACACCATGAACATAAAGAGGATCCAGCTCCCCGGGCCAGTCCGATTTCAGTCCTACGATGACCACTCAAAGTGGTGTGTGGCGCGGGCCTATGAGGACCAGGTGACATGTCTGGGGGATCTGAACAGGGAGAAGGCTCAAAtgtggagaggaggggggcttGTCTGCACATTTAACCCGCTTATTTACAAGGCCTTTAGACAGGTAGTGGACTGGTACATTGGCTGTTGA
- the uox gene encoding uricase has product MATDQDVEFVRTGYGKNRVKVLVIRKQGSHHYIIELKADVELTLKTRKDYLHGDNSDIIPTDTVKNTVHALAKLKGVKTIEQFSQDICNHFLTSFNHVLRANVHMEEAPWRRLEKNGVEHAHAFILSPEACRFCDVEQNLNGMPVVHSGVKNMTVLKTTQSGFEGFLRDRFTTLQEAKDRCFCTSVYARWRYNKVQDMDFDASWKCVKETIIEKFAGPYDVGEYSPSVQKTLYDSQLLILDRIPEVDEIEIVMPNQHYFTIDMTKMGLSNKDEVLLPLDNPSGNITGTVRRKQQAKL; this is encoded by the exons ATGGCAACTGATCAG GATGTGGAGTTTGTGCGAACGGGGTACGGCAAGAACAGAGTGAAGGTCCTGGTGATCAGGAAACAGGGGAGCCACCATTACATCATTGAGCTGAAAGCCGACGTGGAGCTCACACTCAAAACACGCAAGGATTATTTACACGGAGACAACTCAGACATCATCCCCACGGACACCGTCAAGAACACTGTGCATGCCCTGGCCAAGCTCAAGGGG GTGAAGACCATTGAGCAGTTTTCCCAGGACATCTGTAACCATTTCCTGACCTCTTTTAACCATGTGCTGAGGGCCAACGTTCATATGGAGGAGGCCCCATGGAGAAGGCTGGAGAAG aatggaGTTGAGCATGCTCATGCATTTATCCTCAGCCCAGAAGCTTGTCGCTTCTGTGATGTTGAACAGAATCTTAATG GCATGCCCGTGGTTCACAGCGGGGTGAAGAACATGACAGTGCTGAAAACCACCCAATCTGGTTTTGAGGGTTTCCTGCGAGACCGCTTTACGACTCTGCAGGAGGCCAAGGACAGATGTTTCTGCACCTCTGTCTACGCCAGGTGGCGCTACAACAAGGTTCAGGATATGGACTTTGATGCTTCATG gAAATGTGTGAAGGAGACAATTATTGAGAAGTTTGCTGGCCCCTATGATGTTGGAGAGTACTCACCATCTGTGCAGAAGACACTTTATGACTCACAGCTCCTCATCCTGGACAGAATCCCTGAG gtGGATGAAATTGAGATTGTCATGCCCAACCAGCATTACTTCACTATAGACATGACAAAAATGGGCCTCAGCAACAAAGATGAA GTTCTTCTTCCCTTGGACAACCCTTCAGGCAACATCACAGGGACCGTGCGCAGGAAACAGCAAGCCAAGTTGTAA